In Kordia antarctica, the following proteins share a genomic window:
- a CDS encoding bi-domain-containing oxidoreductase produces the protein MLQAIIKKGKVMAEEVPSPILSAGEVLIAVSYSCISAGTELKSVGNSGENLLMRAIKQPENLKKVIALAKSQGIARAFSKVQQKVKYGTPTGYSNSGIVIAVGEGVQNVQVGDKVAAAGAGIANHAEYAVVPENLVMKVPEGLDLKLASTVTLGGIALQGVRRADLRLGEYCVVIGAGILGLLTVQFLKNSGVRTIVSDINDDRLQIAKELGADIILNPTRDDLVKKTKDFTGGYGTDAVIFTAATASSEPLSEAFKACKKKGRVILVGVTGMEIKREDIYQKELDFKISTSYGPGRYDREYEDKGHDYPYAYVRWTENRNMTEYLKMIHEGKVNLTPLINKTYPIEQAEEAYASLQSPEKPIIVLLSYDNDVTAAPRAKVAINDTYVKKGKLNVALVGAGSFATAMHLPNMEKMKDKYSLYAVVNRTGHKGKTVATHFDAKYTTSEIEDVLTDPEVDLVFITTQHKDHASLTLRSLQAGKHVFVEKPLATTPEDLDKIVDFYNDESIQNKPLLLTGFNRRFSKYAQEIKKHTTTRENPLYISYRINAGFRPATDALHEHGGRVIGEVCHFIDLITFLTESKIQSVSVEKISPNNDQIRNDDNVSILLKYEDGSVGSLQYFAVGNKAYQKENLEVHYDTKTIIMDDFMKLTGYGVKVNELASKTSEKGQYEELIHMFDAIQNNKFAIDFDDMVQTTRATFLIQDN, from the coding sequence ATGTTACAAGCAATCATAAAAAAAGGAAAGGTAATGGCAGAAGAAGTGCCATCACCAATATTATCAGCAGGAGAAGTACTTATTGCAGTATCGTATAGCTGTATTTCTGCGGGAACAGAATTAAAAAGTGTTGGAAACAGTGGAGAAAATCTACTGATGAGAGCCATCAAGCAACCAGAAAACTTAAAAAAGGTAATTGCACTTGCAAAATCGCAAGGAATTGCGCGCGCATTCTCTAAAGTACAGCAAAAAGTAAAATACGGAACACCAACAGGCTATTCTAACTCAGGAATTGTAATTGCTGTTGGAGAAGGCGTTCAAAACGTACAAGTTGGAGACAAAGTTGCTGCAGCTGGCGCAGGAATTGCAAATCATGCAGAATATGCAGTAGTTCCAGAAAACTTAGTAATGAAAGTCCCTGAAGGATTGGATTTAAAATTAGCTTCTACCGTAACACTTGGTGGAATTGCATTGCAAGGAGTTCGTCGTGCAGACTTACGTTTAGGAGAATATTGTGTGGTTATTGGCGCAGGAATCTTAGGATTACTAACGGTTCAATTCTTGAAAAACTCAGGTGTTCGTACGATTGTAAGTGATATAAATGATGATCGTTTACAAATTGCAAAAGAATTAGGTGCTGACATTATATTAAATCCTACGAGAGACGATTTAGTAAAGAAAACAAAAGATTTTACTGGCGGATACGGAACTGATGCCGTAATATTCACAGCAGCAACCGCAAGTAGCGAACCGTTATCAGAAGCATTTAAAGCGTGTAAAAAGAAAGGGCGCGTTATCTTAGTTGGAGTTACTGGAATGGAAATCAAACGTGAAGATATCTATCAAAAAGAATTAGACTTTAAAATATCTACCTCTTACGGACCTGGACGTTACGACAGAGAATACGAAGACAAAGGACACGATTATCCATACGCATATGTTCGTTGGACGGAAAATCGGAACATGACGGAATACCTAAAAATGATTCACGAAGGAAAAGTAAACCTTACTCCGTTAATCAACAAAACATATCCAATAGAACAAGCAGAAGAAGCGTACGCATCTTTGCAAAGTCCGGAAAAACCAATCATTGTATTACTTTCGTACGACAATGATGTAACTGCAGCTCCAAGAGCAAAAGTTGCCATAAATGATACTTACGTCAAAAAAGGAAAACTAAATGTTGCTTTAGTTGGCGCAGGAAGTTTTGCAACGGCAATGCATTTGCCAAACATGGAGAAAATGAAAGACAAATATTCGCTCTATGCAGTTGTAAACAGAACTGGACACAAAGGAAAAACAGTTGCTACGCATTTTGATGCAAAATATACAACCTCGGAAATAGAAGATGTATTAACAGATCCAGAAGTTGATCTTGTATTTATTACCACACAACACAAAGATCACGCGTCATTAACATTGCGTTCATTGCAAGCGGGAAAACATGTATTTGTTGAAAAACCACTAGCAACAACGCCAGAAGACTTAGACAAAATTGTTGATTTCTACAATGATGAAAGCATTCAAAACAAACCATTATTACTAACAGGTTTTAACAGACGCTTTAGTAAATATGCGCAAGAAATTAAAAAGCATACAACGACTCGTGAAAATCCATTATATATAAGTTACCGTATCAATGCCGGATTCCGTCCTGCAACAGATGCGTTACACGAACATGGTGGAAGAGTTATTGGAGAAGTATGTCACTTTATTGACTTAATTACGTTTTTAACGGAATCTAAAATTCAGTCGGTTAGTGTTGAAAAAATAAGCCCTAATAATGATCAAATTCGTAATGATGACAATGTTTCTATCTTATTAAAATACGAAGATGGTTCTGTTGGAAGTTTACAATACTTTGCTGTTGGAAACAAAGCGTATCAAAAAGAGAACTTAGAAGTGCATTACGACACAAAAACGATTATCATGGATGATTTCATGAAACTCACAGGTTATGGCGTTAAAGTAAACGAATTGGCTTCTAAAACATCAGAGAAAGGACAGTATGAAGAATTAATTCATATGTTTGATGCGATTCAAAACAACAAATTCGCTATTGACTTTGATGATATGGTACAAACTACCAGAGCAACATTCTTAATTCAAGATAACTAG
- a CDS encoding SGNH/GDSL hydrolase family protein yields MKKQHRLFLIQVAIALVIFLGTSFAVKSIFLKDPKAQSYLSFNDGIKNMASNTYSLIDSLIAQNDLTFDPTSGKMLDKVLNNLKYSEKPKFLIIGSSQMRVMQGEDIQDSYQKMVSRKMAQFTGDKYATYNLSLGGMSTPEKFIMSEKGVEIINPDRILIAVTPWDGLAEVIRPEVKAIVNKTYKKVENKLEKNGNDEAVTNAVSDEVFPLNINSKITTAVDKIVEDNIDIYQKRSAIKKWLNAETIGVLKEIRDVNSEKTEDVFRTNTPAYWKTFNQDLDNIEGWESEIAHTGSKSIKIVNEKAQSAKWTGDDILLKKPTDTFDFEGWSKAENVQNSKLYCIDFQVIFEDGTSKWFYKGLTFNTGTHDWELVKTRIQFDKKVTSIKPHVLFYGGTGTVWFDEIKAMPVYNGVASENLLPNAGFEEELTERVNVSYSYTTAEWVRIQQNMFLVVDQLAKLKTKEQNVFLLTPFWHNNEKTAYPQRAQYKDLVEAVKKYCVQNNVAFVDASYILSKDNFGLYTNGEKKGKIDVLHFNAEGHEKLAKYIIKELNL; encoded by the coding sequence ATGAAAAAACAACATCGTTTATTTCTCATTCAGGTTGCAATTGCCTTAGTCATATTTCTTGGGACATCTTTCGCTGTGAAAAGTATCTTCTTAAAAGATCCTAAAGCACAATCATATCTTTCGTTCAATGATGGTATCAAAAATATGGCAAGCAATACCTATTCGTTGATAGATTCATTAATTGCACAAAACGATTTAACATTTGATCCAACTAGTGGAAAAATGCTAGATAAAGTTCTGAACAACTTAAAGTACTCAGAAAAGCCAAAATTTTTAATCATTGGCTCCTCGCAAATGCGTGTAATGCAAGGAGAAGATATTCAGGATTCGTACCAAAAGATGGTTTCTAGAAAAATGGCACAATTTACAGGTGACAAATACGCTACTTACAACCTTTCTTTAGGAGGAATGTCAACGCCTGAAAAATTTATAATGTCTGAAAAAGGTGTTGAAATCATTAACCCAGATCGCATACTTATCGCAGTAACACCTTGGGATGGTTTAGCTGAAGTCATCAGACCAGAAGTAAAAGCTATTGTAAATAAAACGTATAAGAAAGTAGAGAACAAACTCGAAAAAAACGGCAATGATGAAGCTGTTACTAACGCAGTGAGCGATGAGGTATTTCCTTTAAACATAAATTCAAAAATTACAACAGCTGTTGATAAAATTGTAGAAGATAATATTGATATTTATCAAAAAAGATCCGCAATCAAAAAATGGCTTAATGCTGAAACTATAGGCGTTCTCAAAGAAATTAGAGACGTTAATTCTGAGAAAACAGAAGACGTATTTAGAACGAACACTCCAGCTTACTGGAAAACCTTTAATCAAGATTTAGACAACATTGAAGGTTGGGAATCTGAAATTGCGCATACAGGAAGCAAATCAATCAAAATTGTCAATGAAAAAGCACAAAGCGCTAAATGGACTGGTGACGATATTCTTTTAAAAAAACCAACCGATACATTTGATTTTGAAGGTTGGAGTAAAGCTGAAAACGTTCAGAATAGCAAACTTTATTGTATAGACTTTCAAGTTATTTTTGAAGATGGTACCAGCAAATGGTTTTACAAAGGATTGACATTTAATACAGGAACACATGATTGGGAACTAGTAAAAACACGGATCCAATTTGACAAAAAAGTAACATCAATCAAACCACATGTTTTATTTTATGGAGGAACAGGAACGGTTTGGTTTGACGAAATAAAAGCAATGCCTGTTTATAATGGTGTTGCTAGCGAAAACCTATTACCAAACGCAGGATTTGAAGAAGAACTTACAGAACGTGTAAATGTTTCATATTCATATACAACCGCAGAATGGGTACGTATTCAACAAAACATGTTTTTAGTAGTTGATCAATTAGCAAAACTGAAAACAAAAGAGCAAAATGTATTTTTATTAACGCCTTTTTGGCATAACAATGAAAAAACAGCCTATCCACAAAGAGCACAATATAAAGACTTAGTGGAAGCGGTAAAAAAATACTGCGTACAAAACAATGTCGCATTTGTAGATGCGTCATACATTTTATCGAAAGACAATTTTGGACTTTATACAAATGGAGAAAAAAAAGGTAAAATAGATGTATTACATTTCAATGCAGAAGGTCACGAAAAATTAGCAAAATATATCATAAAAGAACTCAATCTATAA
- a CDS encoding MBOAT family O-acyltransferase, with protein MIFSTSLFLVFFTIVFVIYWFVLGSIKDDNKRLKARIVFLLLASYYFYMSWNPIFILLILFSTVVDYIAGKKIHSSESQKQKKLFLIISLVTNLGFLAYFKYVNFFLGTVNDVAGSNFFVDVILPVGISFYTFQSMCYTIDIYYGKLKPSKDFFEFSLYVTFFPQLVAGPIVRAVDFIPQLKVNQYFKNINFQLAANYFLLGLVKKVVIADNIAHFSDPLFSNPDQFGTLASWIGVMAYSIQIYCDFSGYSDMAIGVAALLGFRLMENFNMPYNATDITVFWRKWHISLSTWLRDYLFIPLGGSRVSKKIFYYRNLMLTMLLGGLWHGASWNFVVWGGLHGTALIVHKLYSTKYSKNFKFSKLGASAYTVFAWVLTMIFVMVTWVFFRAQTFGDASQVLQNMFTLKESVNYTIPIAFVALLGITVIGHFFGTKYYKEVEEKQQHMFSNPYLQGALFGLAIFLVLLFGSDDNQAFIYFQF; from the coding sequence ATGATATTTTCTACTTCTCTTTTCCTAGTATTCTTTACTATTGTATTTGTAATATATTGGTTTGTATTAGGTAGTATAAAAGACGATAATAAAAGGCTAAAAGCGAGAATTGTATTCTTGCTTTTGGCTTCTTATTACTTTTATATGTCATGGAATCCGATATTCATTCTATTGATATTATTTTCTACGGTTGTCGATTATATTGCTGGTAAAAAAATTCATAGTAGCGAATCTCAAAAACAGAAGAAACTATTTTTGATTATCAGTTTGGTAACCAACTTAGGGTTTTTGGCATACTTCAAATATGTCAATTTCTTCTTAGGAACGGTCAATGACGTTGCAGGTTCTAACTTTTTTGTAGATGTAATATTGCCTGTGGGAATTTCGTTTTACACATTTCAATCCATGTGTTACACGATAGATATTTATTACGGAAAACTGAAACCTTCCAAAGATTTCTTCGAGTTTTCATTATACGTAACATTCTTCCCGCAATTAGTAGCCGGACCTATTGTAAGAGCCGTTGATTTCATTCCGCAGTTAAAAGTCAATCAATATTTTAAAAATATTAACTTTCAGCTTGCCGCGAATTATTTTCTCTTAGGATTGGTAAAAAAAGTAGTTATAGCAGATAATATTGCACACTTCTCGGATCCGTTATTTTCAAATCCAGATCAATTTGGAACATTAGCTTCTTGGATTGGTGTAATGGCGTATAGTATCCAAATTTATTGCGATTTCTCAGGATATTCAGACATGGCAATTGGTGTAGCAGCATTGTTAGGTTTTCGTTTAATGGAAAACTTCAACATGCCTTATAACGCTACCGACATTACTGTTTTTTGGAGAAAATGGCACATCAGTTTATCAACCTGGTTACGGGATTACTTATTCATTCCGTTAGGAGGAAGTAGAGTCTCTAAAAAAATATTCTATTACAGAAACTTAATGTTAACCATGCTTCTTGGAGGACTTTGGCACGGCGCAAGCTGGAACTTTGTCGTTTGGGGCGGATTGCACGGAACCGCATTAATTGTACACAAATTATATTCAACCAAATACTCAAAAAATTTCAAATTCTCAAAACTTGGCGCTTCTGCATATACCGTATTTGCGTGGGTTTTAACCATGATATTTGTAATGGTTACGTGGGTGTTTTTTAGAGCGCAAACATTTGGCGATGCTTCACAAGTATTACAAAACATGTTTACACTAAAAGAATCTGTCAATTACACAATTCCAATTGCGTTTGTTGCATTGCTTGGAATTACCGTAATAGGTCATTTCTTTGGAACAAAATATTACAAAGAAGTAGAAGAAAAGCAACAACACATGTTTTCCAATCCGTATTTGCAAGGAGCTTTATTTGGACTGGCAATCTTCCTAGTATTACTATTTGGAAGTGATGACAATCAAGCATTTATATATTTTCAATTCTAA
- the wecC gene encoding UDP-N-acetyl-D-mannosamine dehydrogenase encodes MGNNKPSVVMVGLGYIGLPTAALIASKEIKVTGVDIHQHVVDTINKGEIHIVEPDLDGLVHHVVKKGYLTASTSPVEADVYLIAVPTPFKGDHEPDISYVEAATKALLPTLREGALVIVESTSPVGTTEKMLAIVNAGRPELKGKIYMAYCPERVLPGNVIYELEHNDRAIGGIDAASTDKAVAFYKHFVKGELHKTNAKTAEMCKLVENSSRDVQIAFANELSMICDEAGINVWELIRLANKHPRVNILQPGTGVGGHCIAVDPWFIVSEFPKQAKIIRAAREINNYKTEWAIEKVKNTALQFKIDNGRDAKIACMGLAFKPNIDDLRESPALLVTNTLVNDGFQVLAVEPNVKSHKAFEIHDMQEAVSQADIIVYLVAHNEFKDLTVNKTVIDFCNVS; translated from the coding sequence ATGGGGAATAACAAACCAAGCGTTGTTATGGTAGGTTTAGGATATATTGGACTTCCTACCGCAGCGTTAATTGCAAGTAAAGAAATTAAAGTAACAGGAGTTGACATTCATCAACATGTTGTAGATACTATAAACAAAGGAGAAATCCATATTGTGGAGCCAGACTTAGATGGTTTGGTACATCATGTAGTAAAAAAAGGATACTTAACAGCAAGTACATCGCCCGTTGAGGCAGATGTATATTTGATAGCAGTGCCAACACCATTTAAAGGTGATCATGAGCCAGATATCTCATATGTAGAAGCTGCAACAAAGGCTTTATTGCCAACCTTAAGAGAAGGCGCTTTGGTTATTGTAGAATCTACAAGTCCTGTAGGAACTACGGAAAAAATGCTAGCTATCGTTAATGCTGGACGTCCAGAATTGAAAGGTAAAATATACATGGCATATTGCCCAGAACGTGTATTGCCCGGAAATGTAATTTACGAATTAGAGCATAATGATAGAGCTATTGGCGGAATTGATGCTGCATCAACTGATAAAGCAGTAGCATTTTACAAGCATTTCGTAAAAGGAGAATTGCACAAAACCAACGCTAAAACGGCAGAAATGTGTAAGTTGGTTGAAAACTCATCAAGAGACGTTCAAATTGCATTTGCAAACGAACTTTCTATGATTTGTGATGAAGCAGGAATCAATGTTTGGGAATTAATTCGCTTAGCGAACAAACACCCAAGAGTAAACATTCTACAACCAGGAACTGGAGTTGGTGGACATTGTATCGCCGTAGATCCTTGGTTTATTGTATCGGAATTTCCAAAGCAAGCAAAAATAATTCGCGCAGCAAGAGAAATCAATAATTACAAAACAGAATGGGCTATTGAAAAAGTAAAAAATACCGCGTTACAATTTAAAATAGACAACGGAAGAGATGCCAAAATCGCATGTATGGGATTAGCATTTAAACCAAATATTGATGATTTACGCGAATCGCCAGCATTATTGGTAACCAACACGTTAGTAAACGATGGTTTTCAGGTATTAGCAGTAGAGCCAAACGTAAAATCTCACAAAGCATTTGAAATTCACGATATGCAAGAAGCTGTGTCACAAGCAGATATTATTGTATATTTAGTAGCGCATAATGAATTTAAAGATTTAACAGTAAATAAAACTGTTATCGATTTTTGTAACGTAAGTTAA
- the wecB gene encoding non-hydrolyzing UDP-N-acetylglucosamine 2-epimerase — protein MKKNLIVFGTRPEAIKMAPLVKEFLKHQDTFETRVCITAQHREMLDQVLSFFEIIPDYDLDLMKPNQNLYGLTSDIIMNLKPVLEEFKPDFVYVHGDTTTTMATSIAAFYSGAKVCHVEAGLRTFNKRSPFPEEINRCVTGSICDYHFSPTETSKQNLLNENVTDENILITGNTVIDALHFSANKVKSEGFQDQEIEDLKGVLDTSKRLILVTGHRRENHGQGFINICSALKQIATNHPDTQIIYPVHLNPNVQKPVYELLGGIDNVNLIKPLSYPAFVWLMDKSSLIITDSGGVQEEAPSLGKPVLVMRDTTERPEAVDAGTVLLVGTNTERIIEEATKLLTDESAYLSMSKLHNPYGDGTACDKIVKYMSKLQ, from the coding sequence ATGAAAAAAAATCTTATTGTATTTGGTACACGACCAGAAGCCATCAAAATGGCGCCATTGGTAAAGGAATTTTTAAAGCATCAAGACACTTTTGAAACAAGAGTTTGTATTACGGCGCAACACAGAGAAATGTTAGATCAGGTACTTTCATTTTTTGAAATAATTCCAGATTACGATCTAGACTTAATGAAGCCGAATCAAAATCTATATGGTTTAACTTCAGATATCATCATGAATCTAAAACCTGTGTTGGAGGAATTCAAACCAGATTTTGTATACGTTCATGGAGATACAACTACGACCATGGCAACAAGTATTGCGGCATTTTACTCTGGTGCAAAAGTATGTCACGTAGAAGCAGGATTGCGTACATTCAACAAAAGATCGCCTTTTCCAGAAGAAATCAACAGATGTGTTACTGGAAGTATTTGTGATTATCACTTCTCGCCAACGGAAACATCAAAGCAAAATCTGTTAAACGAAAACGTAACAGACGAAAACATACTAATTACTGGAAACACGGTAATTGACGCGTTGCACTTTAGCGCAAACAAAGTAAAATCGGAAGGATTTCAAGATCAAGAAATCGAAGACTTAAAAGGAGTTTTAGACACTTCCAAACGATTAATCTTAGTTACAGGCCATCGTAGAGAAAATCACGGACAAGGATTCATCAACATTTGCAGTGCATTAAAGCAAATTGCAACCAATCATCCTGACACACAAATTATTTATCCTGTACACTTAAATCCAAACGTACAAAAACCTGTGTACGAATTATTAGGCGGTATTGACAATGTAAACTTAATAAAACCGTTATCGTATCCTGCTTTTGTTTGGTTAATGGATAAGTCTAGCTTAATCATTACAGATAGTGGCGGCGTACAAGAAGAAGCACCAAGTTTAGGAAAACCTGTATTAGTCATGCGTGATACCACAGAAAGACCAGAAGCTGTAGATGCAGGAACGGTATTATTAGTAGGAACAAATACTGAACGTATTATTGAAGAAGCTACAAAATTATTAACAGACGAATCAGCGTATCTCAGCATGAGTAAATTACATAATCCGTATGGAGATGGAACTGCTTGTGATAAAATCGTAAAATACATGTCAAAATTACAATAA
- a CDS encoding nucleotide sugar dehydrogenase gives MKNKVISIIGLGYVGLPLAVEFSKKGFQVIGFDINKNRIQELQQGKDHTLEVTSEELQEASSLQYTNEAEEIAKANVYIITVPTPITAQKFPDLNPLESASRLVGSVLKKDDIVIYESTVFPGCTEEVCVPILEEKSQLKFNIDFYCGYSPERINPGDKKHRVNNIVKVTSGSTPEIAETIDKLYKSIVTVGTFKASSIKVAEAAKVIENSQRDINIAFVNELALIFGKLGIDTHEVLEAAGTKWNFLPFTPGLVGGHCIGVDPYYLTYKAKSVGYIPQVILAGRTINDNMGKYIAERVVKLMIKQEKLIKGAKVTILGITFKENCPDIRNTRVIDIVHELNEYGIEVEVFDDNVNASEVKKEYNIELVSSISKDTRAIILAVAHKSFNKIDVTPFFKDGCIIFDAKNFLPKSIVTERL, from the coding sequence ATGAAAAATAAGGTAATCTCCATAATAGGTTTAGGATATGTTGGATTGCCTTTGGCTGTTGAATTCAGTAAAAAAGGGTTTCAAGTCATTGGATTTGACATCAATAAAAACAGAATTCAAGAATTACAGCAAGGAAAAGATCACACACTTGAAGTAACTTCGGAAGAATTGCAAGAAGCTTCAAGTTTGCAGTATACGAACGAAGCGGAAGAAATCGCGAAAGCGAACGTATATATTATCACGGTTCCAACACCAATTACAGCGCAAAAATTCCCAGATTTAAACCCGCTAGAATCAGCTTCACGTTTAGTCGGTTCGGTATTGAAAAAAGATGACATTGTAATCTATGAATCTACCGTTTTTCCAGGTTGTACAGAAGAAGTTTGTGTACCAATTCTGGAAGAAAAAAGTCAATTAAAATTTAATATAGATTTTTATTGTGGATATTCTCCTGAAAGAATAAACCCAGGCGACAAAAAACACAGAGTCAACAACATTGTCAAAGTCACTTCGGGAAGTACGCCTGAAATTGCAGAAACTATTGACAAATTATACAAAAGTATTGTTACTGTCGGAACGTTTAAAGCGTCGTCCATAAAAGTAGCAGAAGCCGCAAAAGTGATTGAAAATTCTCAGCGCGATATCAACATTGCGTTTGTAAACGAATTGGCATTAATATTTGGCAAACTAGGTATTGATACGCATGAAGTATTAGAAGCCGCAGGCACAAAATGGAATTTTTTACCATTTACGCCAGGTTTGGTTGGCGGACATTGCATTGGCGTCGATCCGTATTACCTAACGTACAAAGCAAAAAGTGTAGGCTACATTCCGCAAGTAATTTTGGCAGGAAGAACAATAAATGATAACATGGGGAAATATATCGCAGAACGCGTTGTAAAACTCATGATAAAACAAGAAAAACTAATCAAAGGTGCAAAAGTGACCATTTTAGGAATCACTTTTAAGGAGAATTGTCCTGACATTAGAAATACACGAGTGATTGACATTGTGCATGAACTCAACGAATATGGAATTGAGGTTGAGGTATTTGACGATAACGTAAATGCTTCCGAAGTAAAAAAGGAATACAATATTGAGCTAGTTTCATCGATTTCAAAAGACACTAGAGCGATTATTTTGGCAGTTGCGCATAAAAGTTTCAATAAAATTGATGTAACGCCCTTTTTTAAAGATGGATGTATTATTTTTGACGCGAAAAATTTCCTCCCAAAATCAATTGTAACAGAAAGATTATAG
- a CDS encoding SDR family oxidoreductase, with product MYQKAYHQEQLEQHSFLITGGAGFIGSNLVEYLLKHKAKKVRVLDNLATGFKHNLAEFESNPNFEFILGDIRDVETCKKAVNGIDYVLHQAALGSVPRSFDDPISTNAVNISGFLNILIASRDAGVKRMVYAASSSTYGDSKALPKQEEIIGNPLSPYAITKYVNELYADNISKHFNFHSVGLRYFNVFGPKQNVKGAYAAVIPLFFNAGIHNTKVTINGDGNQTRDFTFVENVVQANMKSLFAEINQHEVFNVAVGDRISVNDLWNNIKELTQSTVEASHGENRIGDVRDSLADITKAKTLLKYNPTYKIREGLAITYDFFKKQAVANEK from the coding sequence ATGTACCAAAAAGCATATCATCAAGAGCAATTAGAACAGCACAGTTTCCTAATCACTGGAGGCGCAGGATTTATTGGTTCTAATTTAGTTGAATATTTGCTAAAACACAAGGCTAAAAAAGTACGTGTATTAGACAATTTGGCAACAGGTTTTAAACACAACTTAGCGGAATTTGAATCAAACCCAAATTTCGAATTCATTCTTGGCGATATTAGAGACGTAGAAACCTGCAAAAAAGCAGTAAACGGAATAGACTACGTATTGCACCAAGCGGCATTGGGTTCTGTTCCACGATCATTTGACGATCCAATTTCTACAAATGCAGTAAACATTTCTGGTTTTCTAAACATATTAATAGCTTCACGTGATGCAGGCGTTAAACGAATGGTTTATGCAGCTTCTTCAAGTACGTATGGCGATAGTAAAGCATTGCCAAAACAAGAAGAAATTATCGGAAATCCATTATCTCCGTACGCAATTACAAAATATGTAAACGAATTATACGCTGACAATATCTCAAAACACTTCAATTTTCATTCCGTCGGATTGCGTTATTTCAACGTTTTTGGACCAAAACAAAATGTAAAAGGCGCTTATGCGGCAGTAATTCCGTTATTTTTCAATGCAGGAATACATAATACAAAAGTAACTATCAACGGTGATGGAAATCAAACGAGAGACTTTACTTTTGTCGAAAATGTAGTGCAAGCGAATATGAAATCGTTATTTGCAGAAATCAATCAGCATGAAGTTTTCAATGTTGCAGTTGGAGATCGGATCAGTGTAAACGATTTGTGGAATAACATCAAAGAACTTACGCAAAGTACAGTTGAAGCTTCTCATGGAGAAAACCGAATTGGCGATGTAAGAGATTCATTAGCAGACATTACAAAAGCAAAAACACTTTTAAAATACAATCCTACATATAAAATACGTGAAGGTTTGGCAATTACATATGACTTTTTTAAAAAACAAGCTGTAGCAAATGAAAAATAA
- the cysQ gene encoding 3'(2'),5'-bisphosphate nucleotidase CysQ — MQSHLQKAIKASINAGKIIMDIYENQIVEVETKADNSPVTIADKKANAFIEEALESTNIPVLSEEGEHATYEIRKNWNQCWIVDPLDGTKEFIKRNGEFTVNIALIENGKPILGVIYIPAQKTLYYAVVSEQKAFKIELAEHNISTDMLENAVEIVPASESDVVTITSSRSYTNQQVLDLIAKHEGEQKQVELIKAGSSLKFCLVAEGKASYYPRYAPTMEWDTAAGHAICNAVGVEVYSLETQKPLKYNKENLLNPWFIVRKVT, encoded by the coding sequence ATGCAATCACATCTACAAAAAGCAATAAAAGCTTCCATAAACGCAGGCAAAATTATCATGGACATCTATGAAAATCAAATCGTGGAAGTAGAAACGAAAGCTGATAATTCTCCTGTAACTATTGCAGATAAAAAAGCAAATGCGTTTATTGAAGAAGCGTTGGAAAGCACTAATATTCCTGTGTTAAGTGAAGAAGGCGAACATGCAACCTACGAAATTCGGAAGAACTGGAATCAATGTTGGATTGTAGATCCGTTAGACGGAACCAAAGAATTCATAAAACGAAATGGCGAATTTACTGTAAACATTGCATTAATTGAAAACGGAAAGCCAATCTTAGGCGTTATCTATATTCCTGCACAAAAAACGTTGTATTATGCAGTTGTCTCGGAACAAAAAGCGTTTAAAATAGAGTTAGCCGAACACAACATTTCAACTGACATGTTGGAAAATGCAGTTGAAATAGTTCCAGCTTCTGAAAGTGATGTTGTTACAATTACGTCAAGTCGCTCATACACAAACCAGCAAGTACTCGACTTAATTGCAAAACATGAAGGCGAACAAAAACAAGTTGAACTCATCAAAGCAGGAAGTTCCTTAAAATTCTGTTTGGTGGCGGAAGGAAAAGCTTCGTATTATCCGCGGTACGCTCCAACAATGGAATGGGACACTGCGGCAGGACACGCCATTTGCAATGCTGTCGGAGTAGAGGTCTATTCATTAGAAACCCAGAAACCGCTAAAATACAACAAGGAAAATCTACTAAATCCGTGGTTTATTGTTCGAAAAGTAACATAA